In Devosia sp. XK-2, one DNA window encodes the following:
- a CDS encoding circularly permuted type 2 ATP-grasp protein, whose protein sequence is MTSRNQQSRGKPPAGPSIIADYRLLPGVPDEMIDPSGAVRPGWDKLMSAFDALGPTELAARFERADQYLRDAGVFYRKYDGAEGKERAWPLAHIPLLIDEADWVQISSGLTQRAELLERIVADIYGNNTLVQEGLLPPELIAQNAEFLRPLVGVHPVSGHYLHFCAFELGRGPDGAWWVLGDRTQAPSGAGFALENRVATTRALSEIYASLNINRLAGFFRGFRDTLFAQARRDGGRVGILTPGQLNETYFEHAYIARYLGLMLLEGEDLVVEDGQVMVRTVAGLKPVSVLWRRLDASFADPLELRYDSHIGTPGMVEALRSGSISMINALGTGILETRALAAFMPRLCKHLLGTGLELPEIATWWCGQGAEREYVLDNFDSLMIGPAFSNQLPFDDLRGTALGASMTAEQKADLKTRIALEGGAYVGQEPVRLSTAPVYIEGKLEPRPITLRVYAARTDNGWTIMPGGFARVGSTTDTTALAMQRGGQAADVWVLSSQPVEQVSLLPKEGEKLVRNSPGSLPSRAADNLIWLGRYAERCEATVRILRAYNARLAELSKPDLPILTHGAAFLETVDVDANEAMPQGLLASIDSAVHSAGQIRDRFSPDGWLALNDLQKTAQRFARRIAVGDDATRAMTVLLRKLAGFSGLVHENMYRFAGWRFLELGRRLERAIQIARITGWLTAPDAPDGSVEMLLEIGDSVMSHRRRYSVTAGAQSAIDLLVLDPLNPRSVLFQLAELRHQVEALPGGIDDEQLSPTAKLALQIHTDLVIAEAGSMTPERLEQLARDIGMLSSLVAAAYFT, encoded by the coding sequence ATGACTTCGCGGAATCAGCAGAGCCGCGGCAAGCCTCCCGCCGGACCCAGCATCATCGCTGACTATCGGCTTCTCCCAGGCGTGCCGGACGAGATGATTGACCCGTCCGGCGCCGTTCGGCCTGGCTGGGACAAACTCATGTCGGCCTTCGACGCCCTGGGCCCGACCGAACTGGCCGCCCGCTTTGAACGCGCCGACCAATATCTGCGCGATGCCGGTGTCTTCTATCGCAAATATGATGGCGCCGAGGGCAAGGAGCGCGCATGGCCGCTGGCCCATATTCCGCTACTGATCGACGAAGCCGATTGGGTGCAGATCTCAAGCGGGCTGACGCAGCGCGCCGAACTGCTCGAACGCATCGTCGCCGATATCTATGGCAACAACACTCTGGTGCAGGAAGGCTTGCTCCCGCCCGAACTCATCGCCCAGAACGCCGAATTCCTGCGGCCCCTGGTCGGCGTCCATCCGGTCAGCGGCCACTACCTGCATTTCTGCGCCTTCGAATTGGGGCGTGGCCCCGATGGGGCCTGGTGGGTGCTGGGTGATCGCACCCAGGCACCCTCAGGCGCCGGTTTTGCACTTGAGAACCGCGTCGCCACCACGCGTGCACTTTCCGAAATCTATGCCTCGCTTAATATCAATCGCCTGGCCGGCTTCTTCCGCGGCTTCCGCGACACGCTCTTTGCCCAGGCGCGGCGAGATGGCGGACGCGTGGGCATTCTGACGCCCGGCCAGCTCAACGAAACCTATTTCGAACATGCCTATATCGCTCGTTATCTCGGGCTGATGCTGCTCGAAGGAGAGGACCTGGTGGTCGAGGACGGCCAGGTCATGGTGCGCACCGTTGCCGGCCTCAAACCTGTCAGCGTGCTCTGGCGGCGCCTCGACGCCAGTTTCGCCGACCCGCTCGAATTACGCTATGACAGCCACATCGGCACGCCCGGCATGGTCGAGGCCCTGCGCTCAGGCTCGATCTCCATGATCAATGCCCTCGGGACCGGCATTTTGGAGACGCGGGCGCTGGCCGCCTTCATGCCGCGCCTCTGCAAACACCTCTTGGGCACCGGGCTCGAACTGCCCGAAATCGCCACCTGGTGGTGCGGCCAGGGCGCCGAGCGCGAATATGTGCTCGACAATTTCGATAGCCTGATGATCGGCCCGGCCTTTTCCAATCAATTGCCCTTCGACGATCTGCGCGGCACCGCCCTTGGCGCCAGCATGACGGCGGAGCAGAAGGCCGATCTCAAGACCCGGATTGCGCTTGAGGGTGGGGCCTATGTGGGTCAGGAGCCGGTGCGCCTGTCCACGGCCCCGGTCTATATCGAAGGCAAGCTGGAGCCCCGCCCCATTACCCTGCGCGTCTATGCAGCCCGAACCGATAATGGCTGGACCATCATGCCGGGCGGCTTTGCCCGTGTCGGCTCCACCACCGACACGACGGCCTTGGCCATGCAGCGCGGCGGCCAGGCGGCGGACGTCTGGGTGCTCTCCTCGCAGCCGGTCGAGCAGGTTTCGCTATTGCCCAAAGAGGGTGAAAAGCTGGTGCGCAACTCGCCCGGCAGCCTGCCCAGCCGCGCCGCGGATAATCTGATCTGGCTCGGCCGCTATGCCGAACGCTGCGAGGCCACCGTGCGCATTCTGCGCGCCTATAATGCGCGGCTGGCCGAATTGTCCAAGCCGGACCTGCCCATCCTGACCCATGGCGCCGCCTTCCTCGAAACCGTCGATGTCGATGCCAATGAGGCCATGCCGCAGGGCCTCCTGGCTTCGATCGACAGCGCCGTGCACAGCGCTGGTCAAATCCGCGACCGTTTCTCGCCCGATGGCTGGCTGGCCCTCAACGATCTGCAGAAAACCGCCCAGCGCTTTGCCCGCCGGATCGCGGTGGGCGACGACGCAACCCGCGCCATGACCGTACTGCTGCGCAAGCTGGCGGGCTTTTCCGGCCTTGTGCATGAAAACATGTACCGCTTCGCCGGCTGGCGCTTCCTCGAACTGGGACGACGCCTGGAGCGGGCAATTCAGATCGCCCGCATCACCGGTTGGCTGACGGCCCCCGACGCGCCCGACGGTTCGGTGGAAATGCTGCTCGAAATCGGCGACAGCGTCATGTCGCACCGGCGGCGCTATTCGGTGACTGCGGGCGCCCAGAGCGCGATCGACCTATTGGTGCTCGACCCGCTCAACCCTCGCTCCGTGCTGTTCCAATTGGCTGAATTGCGGCACCAGGTCGAAGCCCTGCCCGGCGGCATTGATGACGAACAGCTTTCGCCCACAGCCAAGCTGGCCCTGCAAATTCATACCGATCTGGTGATTGCCGAAGCCGGCAGCATGACGCCGGAGCGCCTGGAACAATTGGCCCGCGATATCGGCATGCTGTCCAGCCTGGTGGCTGCGGCCTATTTCACCTGA
- a CDS encoding transglutaminase family protein, protein MSIKAAIYHLTHYKYDRPVVLQPQIIRLQPAPHSRTKVLSHSLRVTPELHFVNVQQDPYGNFLTRFVFPESVTELKIEVDLVADMTVYNPFDFFVEESGETWPFQYPEDLRDDLTIYMKPEPAGPLLQKFLDGLDKSPKNTVTFVTELNAHLQSVVNYIVRLEPGVWTPEETLGNGKGSCRDSSWLLVNILRHLGLAARFVSGYLIQLKPDLVSLDGPAGTDHDFTDLHAWCEVYLPGAGWIGLDPTSGLLTGESHVPLAATPHYRNAAPISGFASYAEVDFAFDMQVTRVAEHPRITKPFSDESWDRLNALGKKVDEKLIEQDVRLTMGGEPTFVSIDDFEADEWNAGAVGPTKRRLADELIRRLRQRFAPNGMLHHGQGKWYPGETLPRWTFSLYWRVDGKPVWQDESLIAREGVRTNATHEDARKFLDAFARNLGLTGETIDEAYEDPGEWLLKEANLPTNVDPANSELADPEARSRIAKVFERGLTNPTGYVLPVQRWNAKASSPWLTEKWKTRRGKLFLAPGDSPAGYRLPLSSLKHLKATDFPHVVPMDPGAPRGPLPDPEEILARSKTGLETDPRAQAAAGFTAATEQQDITEQVISEIEGEVRTAVTAEVREHRLCVFLPPVEALEDFLELIAAAEAAAKQIGQPIHLEGYAPPQDPRLNVIRVAPDPGVIEVNIHPASSWDDCVATTEAVYEEARQCRLGADKFMIDGKHVGTGGGNHVVVGGATPHDSPFLRRPDLLKSLVLHWQRHPSMSYLFSGLFIGPTSQAPRLDEARHDSLYELEIALAQVPAPGQGEAPLPWLTDRLFRNLLVDVTGNTHRAEICIDKLYSPDGPTGRLGLVEFRGFEMPPNARMSLAQQLLIRALIARYWTNPLSGDFTRWGTTLHDRFMLSSFVWRDFLSILADLREHGFELEPEWFTAQREFRFPFCGEVEADGVKLELRQALEPWHVMGEQGAIGGTVRFVDSSVERLEVGLETDNPKRYTVTCNQRPVPLTASGVSGKAVAGVRFKAWQPASGMHPTIRVHAPLIFDIYDNWTGRPIGGCTYHVAHPGGRNYETFPVNGNEAEARRLARFVPHNYTPGGYVLRPEKPADEFPLTLDLRRPPRFT, encoded by the coding sequence ATGTCGATCAAAGCCGCCATCTATCACCTGACCCATTACAAATATGACCGGCCTGTCGTTCTGCAGCCGCAGATCATCCGCTTGCAGCCTGCGCCCCATTCACGCACCAAAGTGCTCAGCCACTCGCTGCGGGTGACCCCCGAGCTGCATTTCGTCAATGTGCAGCAGGACCCCTATGGCAATTTCCTGACGCGTTTCGTCTTTCCCGAGTCTGTGACCGAGCTCAAGATCGAGGTCGATCTGGTCGCCGATATGACGGTCTATAATCCCTTCGACTTCTTCGTCGAGGAAAGCGGCGAGACCTGGCCTTTCCAATATCCCGAGGATTTGCGCGACGATCTGACGATCTATATGAAGCCCGAGCCGGCAGGGCCGCTGCTGCAGAAATTCCTCGATGGGCTCGACAAGAGCCCGAAAAACACCGTCACTTTCGTCACCGAACTCAATGCACATCTGCAAAGCGTGGTGAACTATATTGTCCGCCTTGAGCCCGGCGTCTGGACACCCGAGGAGACGCTTGGCAATGGCAAGGGGTCGTGCCGGGATTCGAGCTGGTTACTGGTCAACATCCTGCGCCATCTCGGTCTCGCTGCGCGCTTTGTCTCCGGCTACCTGATCCAGCTCAAGCCCGATCTGGTTTCGCTCGACGGACCGGCAGGCACGGACCACGATTTCACCGATCTTCACGCCTGGTGCGAAGTCTACCTCCCGGGCGCAGGCTGGATTGGCCTTGATCCCACCTCTGGCCTGCTGACCGGCGAAAGCCATGTGCCGCTCGCGGCGACACCGCATTACCGCAATGCCGCGCCGATTTCGGGCTTCGCCTCCTATGCGGAAGTCGATTTCGCCTTCGACATGCAGGTGACACGCGTTGCCGAGCACCCGCGCATCACCAAGCCGTTTTCGGACGAAAGCTGGGACCGGCTCAACGCACTGGGCAAAAAGGTCGACGAAAAACTCATCGAGCAGGATGTGCGCCTCACCATGGGGGGCGAGCCGACCTTTGTGTCCATCGATGATTTCGAAGCCGATGAGTGGAATGCCGGCGCAGTCGGTCCCACCAAGCGGCGCCTGGCCGATGAACTGATCCGCCGCCTGCGCCAGCGCTTTGCCCCCAATGGCATGCTGCACCATGGCCAGGGCAAGTGGTATCCGGGGGAAACCCTGCCGCGCTGGACCTTCTCGCTCTATTGGCGCGTCGACGGCAAGCCGGTCTGGCAGGACGAAAGCCTGATCGCCCGGGAAGGTGTCAGGACCAACGCCACGCATGAGGATGCGCGGAAATTCCTCGATGCTTTTGCGCGCAATCTCGGACTGACCGGCGAGACCATCGACGAGGCCTATGAAGACCCCGGCGAATGGCTGCTCAAGGAAGCCAATCTGCCGACCAATGTCGACCCCGCCAATTCCGAACTGGCCGATCCTGAGGCGCGCTCGCGCATTGCCAAAGTGTTCGAGCGCGGCCTGACCAATCCCACCGGCTATGTGCTGCCCGTGCAGCGCTGGAACGCCAAGGCCTCCAGCCCATGGCTGACGGAAAAATGGAAGACGCGGCGCGGCAAGCTGTTCCTGGCGCCCGGCGACAGCCCGGCCGGCTATCGCTTGCCCTTGAGTTCGCTCAAGCATTTGAAGGCCACGGACTTTCCGCATGTGGTGCCTATGGATCCGGGCGCGCCGCGCGGCCCCCTGCCCGATCCCGAAGAAATCCTGGCGCGCAGCAAGACCGGGCTTGAAACCGATCCGCGCGCCCAGGCCGCTGCCGGCTTTACTGCGGCGACCGAGCAGCAGGACATCACCGAACAGGTGATCAGCGAGATCGAGGGCGAGGTGCGCACCGCCGTCACCGCCGAAGTGCGCGAGCACCGCCTCTGCGTCTTCTTGCCCCCGGTGGAGGCACTGGAGGACTTTCTCGAACTGATCGCAGCCGCTGAAGCCGCAGCCAAGCAGATCGGCCAGCCGATCCATCTCGAAGGCTATGCACCGCCGCAGGACCCGAGGCTCAATGTTATCCGCGTCGCGCCAGATCCCGGCGTCATCGAGGTCAACATCCATCCCGCGTCAAGCTGGGATGATTGCGTGGCCACCACGGAGGCCGTCTACGAGGAGGCGCGCCAGTGCCGCCTGGGCGCCGACAAGTTCATGATCGATGGCAAGCATGTCGGCACCGGCGGGGGCAATCATGTCGTGGTCGGCGGAGCCACGCCGCATGACAGCCCGTTCCTGCGTCGGCCGGACCTCTTGAAATCGCTGGTGCTGCATTGGCAGCGCCACCCCTCGATGAGCTATCTTTTCTCAGGCCTCTTTATCGGCCCCACCAGCCAGGCGCCGCGGCTCGACGAGGCCCGGCACGATAGCCTCTATGAACTTGAAATCGCGCTGGCCCAGGTGCCCGCGCCGGGACAAGGCGAAGCCCCCCTGCCCTGGCTGACTGATCGCCTGTTCCGCAATCTGCTGGTCGACGTCACCGGCAATACCCACCGCGCTGAAATCTGCATCGACAAGCTCTATTCCCCCGATGGTCCGACCGGGCGGCTGGGCCTGGTCGAGTTCCGCGGCTTTGAAATGCCGCCCAATGCGCGCATGTCGCTGGCCCAGCAATTGCTGATCAGGGCGCTAATCGCGCGCTACTGGACCAATCCGCTCTCCGGTGACTTCACCCGCTGGGGCACCACCCTGCACGACCGCTTCATGCTCTCCTCATTCGTCTGGCGGGACTTCCTCTCCATCCTCGCAGACCTGCGCGAACATGGCTTTGAGTTAGAACCGGAATGGTTCACCGCCCAGCGCGAATTCCGCTTCCCCTTCTGTGGCGAGGTCGAGGCGGACGGCGTGAAACTGGAACTGCGACAGGCGCTGGAGCCCTGGCATGTCATGGGCGAACAGGGCGCCATTGGCGGCACGGTGCGCTTTGTCGATTCCTCGGTCGAGCGGCTCGAAGTCGGGCTCGAAACCGACAATCCCAAACGCTACACCGTCACCTGCAATCAGCGTCCCGTGCCGCTGACTGCGTCGGGCGTGAGCGGTAAAGCGGTTGCCGGTGTTCGCTTCAAGGCCTGGCAACCAGCCTCGGGCATGCACCCCACCATTCGCGTCCACGCACCACTGATCTTCGATATCTATGACAACTGGACCGGGCGCCCCATTGGCGGCTGCACCTATCATGTCGCCCATCCCGGTGGCCGTAATTACGAAACCTTCCCGGTCAATGGGAATGAGGCTGAGGCGCGGCGGCTCGCCCGCTTCGTGCCGCACAATTACACCCCCGGTGGCTATGTGCTGCGCCCTGAAAAGCCTGCGGACGAATTTCCGCTGACGCTTGACCTCAGGCGTCCGCCACGGTTCACGTAA
- a CDS encoding diacylglycerol kinase family protein, which produces MKFRAILNRDGGTLRTMDLDTFCARAEKVFADHGHRLECHVVAGKDVERELRLAADDPDAEAMIAGGGDGTISAAAAVAYRSGKALGVLPAGTMNLFARALGMPLDLDGALRAIARGSVERVDIATANGRPFVHQFGVGIHARLVRIRNGMAYSSRLGKMLASLRAIFASAVNPPRFDVELHTSKGDRQMAAMGVVVSNNPLDESPVPVAQILNSGRLGVYIAQSVTTRELLNLVLDVMTGRWRANPAVSETEVRDLVLRFPKRKKGTHAVIDGELIDLASSVTLQIHPLALPVIRPNVTETVGRA; this is translated from the coding sequence TTGAAGTTCCGCGCGATTCTGAACCGGGATGGCGGTACGCTCAGAACAATGGATCTCGACACATTCTGCGCCCGCGCGGAGAAGGTGTTCGCCGACCATGGGCATAGGCTTGAATGCCATGTCGTGGCGGGCAAGGACGTTGAGCGGGAGCTGCGCTTGGCGGCCGATGATCCGGATGCCGAGGCAATGATCGCCGGCGGCGGCGATGGCACCATTTCGGCTGCTGCTGCTGTCGCCTATCGTAGCGGCAAGGCATTGGGCGTATTGCCCGCGGGGACCATGAACCTGTTTGCACGCGCTCTGGGCATGCCGCTCGATCTCGATGGCGCGCTCAGGGCCATAGCGCGGGGCAGCGTGGAACGCGTGGACATCGCCACGGCCAACGGTCGGCCTTTCGTCCATCAGTTTGGCGTCGGCATCCACGCCCGCCTGGTCCGCATCCGCAATGGCATGGCCTATAGCAGCCGGTTGGGCAAGATGCTGGCCAGTTTGCGGGCGATCTTTGCCTCGGCCGTCAACCCACCGCGTTTTGATGTGGAGTTGCACACCAGCAAAGGCGACCGGCAGATGGCCGCAATGGGTGTGGTCGTGTCGAACAATCCGCTCGATGAGAGTCCCGTGCCGGTGGCTCAGATACTCAATTCGGGGCGGTTGGGGGTCTATATCGCCCAGAGCGTGACGACCCGGGAATTGCTGAACCTGGTGCTCGATGTCATGACCGGGCGCTGGCGCGCCAACCCGGCGGTCAGCGAAACCGAAGTGCGCGATCTGGTCCTGCGCTTTCCCAAGCGCAAGAAGGGGACGCATGCGGTAATCGACGGGGAGTTGATCGACCTGGCCTCCAGCGTGACGCTGCAAATTCACCCGCTGGCTTTGCCGGTAATCCGGCCTAATGTTACCGAGACGGTCGGGCGCGCGTGA
- a CDS encoding DUF3309 family protein has product MGTILLIILVLLLIGALPTWGYSRGFGYFPSGILGVILVVVLVLMLMGRI; this is encoded by the coding sequence ATGGGTACGATACTTCTTATCATTCTTGTTCTTTTGCTGATCGGCGCGCTGCCGACCTGGGGATATTCACGTGGCTTCGGCTATTTCCCCTCAGGCATTCTCGGCGTCATCCTGGTTGTGGTGTTGGTCCTGATGCTGATGGGCAGAATTTAG
- a CDS encoding transglutaminase family protein — translation MLYDIRLTLEYDYDSPVHGGRHHIRVAPANVPGLQRVIASSLNVDPAPARQSGFLDFFGNSVTAITMTEPHDKLTVRLTARVQVEDLTPPADLSPRLDQLAREVGQYWSVAPTSPQHFLAASSRVQIVPAITNYVREVTAGEQTTLAVATALCMAIHKDFEYDPKATDVETRPAEAFALRKGVCQDFAHVMIAGLRGVGIPAGYVSGFLRTNPPQGQPRLEGADAMHAWVRAWCGQHLGWVEFDPTNAMIAGPDHISIGHGRDYSDISPIVGVLRTHGSHETKQSVDVLRIE, via the coding sequence ATGCTCTACGATATCCGCCTGACGCTTGAATATGATTATGACTCGCCCGTGCATGGCGGCCGCCACCACATTCGCGTCGCGCCCGCCAATGTGCCTGGCCTGCAGCGCGTCATCGCCTCATCGCTGAACGTCGACCCGGCGCCGGCACGGCAGAGCGGCTTTCTCGACTTTTTTGGCAATTCGGTCACCGCCATCACCATGACCGAGCCGCATGACAAACTGACCGTGCGCCTGACCGCCCGGGTGCAGGTCGAGGACCTGACCCCGCCGGCCGATCTCTCGCCGCGACTCGATCAACTGGCCCGCGAGGTCGGGCAATATTGGTCTGTTGCACCCACCAGCCCGCAGCATTTTCTGGCGGCCTCGTCCCGCGTGCAGATCGTTCCGGCCATTACCAATTATGTACGCGAGGTGACTGCAGGCGAGCAGACCACGCTTGCCGTCGCCACCGCGCTTTGCATGGCGATCCACAAGGATTTCGAATACGACCCCAAGGCCACCGATGTGGAGACACGTCCGGCCGAGGCCTTTGCCTTGCGCAAGGGCGTCTGCCAGGACTTTGCCCATGTCATGATTGCCGGGCTGCGCGGCGTCGGCATTCCGGCTGGTTACGTGTCGGGTTTCCTGCGCACCAATCCGCCCCAGGGTCAGCCGCGTCTCGAGGGCGCCGATGCCATGCATGCCTGGGTGCGAGCCTGGTGTGGCCAGCATCTGGGCTGGGTCGAATTCGACCCCACCAATGCCATGATTGCCGGGCCCGACCATATCTCGATCGGCCATGGCCGCGACTATTCCGATATTTCACCCATTGTCGGCGTGCTGCGTACCCACGGCTCGCACGAAACCAAGCAATCGGTGGACGTGCTGCGCATCGAATAA